In Patescibacteria group bacterium, the following proteins share a genomic window:
- a CDS encoding TIR domain-containing protein, whose protein sequence is MARKVFVSYKYSDSSVQHIARLGESNPTTARHYVDWLHNHLDANDHIIKGEDDGEDMGGFKDETIASNLRDKIYDSTVTVVLISKNMRELYTPESDQWIPWEVAYSLREKTREDRTSGSNGIVAVVIPDENGSYEYFVQPIGCVHCGSIRWKQDTLFQILGKNMFNRKQPKTAVCPNGVCGVVHTGDDHSYIHPVKWSDFMPNINYYIDHATRLNQSIDDYELVKVVS, encoded by the coding sequence ATGGCAAGAAAAGTTTTTGTAAGTTATAAATACAGTGATTCAAGTGTCCAGCATATCGCAAGGTTGGGAGAGAGCAATCCTACAACAGCAAGGCATTATGTTGATTGGTTGCATAATCATTTGGATGCGAACGATCATATAATTAAAGGTGAAGATGACGGAGAGGATATGGGTGGATTTAAGGACGAAACAATCGCCTCTAATTTGCGGGATAAAATCTATGATAGCACTGTTACGGTGGTTTTGATTTCAAAAAATATGAGAGAGCTCTATACGCCGGAATCAGACCAGTGGATACCTTGGGAAGTAGCGTACTCTCTGCGAGAGAAAACGAGAGAAGACAGAACGAGTGGATCAAATGGGATAGTGGCAGTAGTTATTCCAGACGAAAATGGTAGTTATGAATATTTTGTTCAACCGATAGGATGTGTTCATTGTGGCAGTATCAGATGGAAACAAGATACATTATTTCAAATTCTTGGAAAAAATATGTTCAACAGAAAGCAACCAAAAACGGCAGTATGTCCTAATGGTGTTTGCGGGGTAGTTCATACCGGCGACGACCATTCGTATATTCACCCTGTTAAGTGGAGCGATTTCATGCCAAATATAAATTACTACATTGACC